Proteins found in one Mycoplasmopsis citelli genomic segment:
- a CDS encoding segregation/condensation protein A — MNSNLNEYTFKIKQFDGPLDLLLSLIKDKKMSIFDVDVADLATQYLQIIAQLKENEIDIAGDYLLMAATLIQLKAKMVLQEPEAVEELKQEKESLIQQLVEYQQFKDIKEALKTFQFQREEIFIKKPSNIDQYIVDTDDSRLDGFSNPTKLITTLRKMFERVYAQKLRQTTLETIKLTPSDQFPFIKKLLAQNEKVTFEMVFNQPTIGHFVITLLAILDLARQQQLVIVQEEQFGDIYIQKGSEFNEK, encoded by the coding sequence ATGAACAGTAATTTAAACGAATATACCTTTAAAATCAAGCAATTTGACGGACCTTTGGATTTACTTCTTAGTTTAATCAAGGATAAAAAAATGAGCATTTTTGATGTTGATGTGGCCGATCTTGCAACTCAATATTTACAAATTATTGCTCAACTAAAAGAAAACGAAATTGATATTGCTGGAGATTATCTATTAATGGCAGCTACTTTAATTCAATTAAAAGCAAAAATGGTTCTTCAAGAGCCTGAAGCTGTCGAAGAACTTAAACAAGAAAAAGAAAGCTTAATTCAACAATTAGTGGAATATCAGCAATTCAAAGATATAAAAGAAGCCTTAAAAACTTTTCAATTTCAAAGGGAAGAAATTTTTATTAAAAAACCAAGCAATATTGATCAATATATTGTCGATACTGATGATTCGAGACTTGATGGATTTTCTAATCCAACCAAATTAATTACTACTTTAAGAAAAATGTTTGAACGTGTATATGCACAAAAATTACGTCAAACAACTTTAGAAACTATTAAGCTAACCCCTTCAGATCAGTTCCCTTTCATTAAGAAATTGCTTGCTCAAAACGAAAAAGTGACTTTTGAAATGGTTTTTAATCAACCTACTATTGGTCATTTTGTTATTACTTTACTTGCAATTTTAGATTTAGCTCGTCAGCAGCAATTAGTCATTGTTCAAGAAGAGCAATTTGGAGATATTTACATTCAAAAAGGAAGTGAATTTAATGAAAAATAA